In a single window of the Sulfolobales archaeon genome:
- a CDS encoding HEPN domain-containing protein, with product MSGEYPMLLRRRALKALNWAERALEEGDYDTAAREAEYAAQLYLKSIIYRVLGEEVRGHNIRELMGVLISALLEEGFSEEANMLADYSRRKRRELAELSEAHTRATYGLVEYTRASAELLVRIARDIVEILRRLEVRIFGGGEAETAKHVEEHCS from the coding sequence ATGAGTGGGGAGTATCCTATGCTGCTGCGTAGAAGGGCATTGAAAGCCCTTAATTGGGCTGAGAGGGCTCTTGAGGAGGGTGACTATGACACGGCTGCTAGGGAGGCTGAGTATGCGGCTCAACTATATCTAAAATCAATTATATATAGGGTTCTGGGGGAGGAGGTTAGGGGTCATAATATTAGGGAGCTAATGGGGGTGCTAATCTCAGCTCTCTTGGAGGAGGGATTTTCTGAGGAGGCGAACATGCTGGCTGATTATAGTAGGAGGAAGAGGAGGGAGCTGGCGGAGCTTAGTGAGGCACATACCAGGGCTACATATGGTCTTGTTGAGTATACAAGGGCATCTGCGGAGTTATTGGTTAGGATTGCACGTGATATTGTGGAGATCCTTAGAAGGTTGGAGGTGAGGATATTTGGTGGAGGGGAGGCTGAGACTGCTAAGCATGTGGAGGAGCATTGTAGTTAG
- a CDS encoding HEPN domain-containing protein — MLRSRSEKALARARRDLEAGDYDGAVFDAEQAVQLYLKSIILEYTDAVPRTHNLRMLLNSVGELLGAGEDFREFIKRNRYKLHTLEDAYYSARYLPKVFSKDDAEELVEFAGEVIEFVRSHKADRASGKR, encoded by the coding sequence CTGCTTAGGAGTAGGAGTGAGAAGGCACTAGCTAGGGCTAGAAGGGATTTAGAGGCTGGTGATTACGATGGCGCTGTATTCGATGCCGAGCAGGCTGTCCAGCTATATCTCAAATCCATTATCCTCGAGTATACAGATGCCGTGCCGCGAACCCATAATCTTAGGATGCTCCTCAACAGCGTGGGAGAGCTTCTAGGTGCTGGTGAGGATTTCAGGGAATTTATAAAGAGGAATAGATACAAGCTTCACACGCTAGAGGATGCATATTACTCCGCTAGATACCTCCCAAAGGTGTTTTCTAAAGATGATGCGGAGGAGCTCGTGGAATTCGCTGGGGAGGTGATAGAGTTTGTTAGATCTCATAAAGCTGATAGGGCTTCTGGGAAGAGATAG
- a CDS encoding nucleotidyltransferase domain-containing protein: MEGRLRLLSMWRSIVVRAARAIKRAYPDAEIYVFGGAAEDRLTIMSDIDLAVVLENPPGDSSELLANIWGLLEEEGIPLYYPLEVHILSRRDFERLKGSKVKLT, translated from the coding sequence GTGGAGGGGAGGCTGAGACTGCTAAGCATGTGGAGGAGCATTGTAGTTAGGGCTGCTAGAGCTATTAAGAGAGCCTATCCCGATGCTGAGATCTATGTATTCGGGGGTGCTGCCGAGGATAGGCTGACGATTATGAGCGATATAGATCTAGCGGTAGTGCTGGAGAACCCACCAGGAGATAGCAGCGAACTTCTTGCCAATATATGGGGGCTTCTCGAGGAAGAGGGCATACCGCTCTACTACCCTCTAGAGGTGCATATCCTAAGTAGAAGGGACTTCGAGAGGTTGAAGGGATCGAAGGTAAAGCTAACATAG
- a CDS encoding nucleotidyltransferase domain-containing protein has product MLDLIKLIGLLGRDRLDPLEVFERVKAVVESMGCRAYIIGSRAEGREVPASDIDILVVCRNLPASMLERGKMKAEILEKAGVEDYEDVHIELITEDLAWFYRK; this is encoded by the coding sequence TTGTTAGATCTCATAAAGCTGATAGGGCTTCTGGGAAGAGATAGGCTAGATCCTTTAGAGGTCTTCGAGAGAGTTAAAGCTGTTGTAGAGAGTATGGGGTGTAGAGCATATATAATTGGTAGCAGGGCAGAGGGTAGGGAGGTGCCTGCAAGCGATATAGATATCCTGGTTGTCTGTAGAAACCTACCAGCCTCAATGCTTGAGAGGGGTAAGATGAAGGCTGAGATATTAGAGAAAGCTGGTGTGGAGGACTATGAAGATGTGCATATAGAGCTAATAACAGAGGATCTCGCCTGGTTCTACAGAAAATAG